The following are from one region of the Rhipicephalus microplus isolate Deutch F79 chromosome 1, USDA_Rmic, whole genome shotgun sequence genome:
- the LOC119159536 gene encoding uncharacterized protein LOC119159536, which yields MSGSPVPRSAITVSPPSRWAADAVAFVVKHSRAGIVPLCTNVAALLEQRDRLTQENEALGRELQACKLMSAQAADAKTVATNTHSPQHDHKPRGTEHAASASTFELATVSDAENFSRGIAASLVNTKKKGAIYTLKVLEQLHQFGNPWVPLDSCLCEACKSFEGTKVSPKALTFNLLDKGHTAVIRRKLSGKICYVGHLDTSAPHWIWLGLDLPYPVGYCDGKLGGKAYFECRPDHGAFYNVSSVTAIIT from the exons AGCCCACCCAGTCGGTGGGCTGCGGACGCCGTGGCCTTCGTCGTGAAGCATTCGAGAGCTGGCATAGTGCCTCTCTGCACCAACGTTGCCGCTTTACTGGAACAGCGAGATCG GCTCACTCAAGAAAACGAGGCTTTAGGTCGTGAATTACAGGCCTGCAAGTTAATGTCCGCACAGGCCGCAGATGCTAAGACAGTTGCAACCAACACGCATTCACCACAGCACGACCACAA ACCACGTGGCACAGAGCACGCTGCATCGGCAAGCACTTTTGAACTAGCAACTGTAAGTGATGCAGAAAATTTTAGCCGTGGTATTGCAGCTTCTCTTGTGAACACGAAGAAGAAAGGGGCTATTTACACACTCAAG gttctggagcagttgcaTCAGTTTGGAAACCCTTGGGTGCCCTTAGACAGCTGCCTTTGTGAAGCCTGCAAATCTTTTGAAGGAACAAAAGTGTCCCCAAAGGCTCTAACCTTCAACCTTCTCGACAAAGGCCACACAGCAGTTATTCGAAGAAAACTGTCGGGAAAGATTTGTTATGTTGGCCACCTTGACACCAGTGCACCACACTGGATCTGGCTTGGTCTTGATCTGCCTTATCCTG TGGGATACTGCGATGGAAAACTCGGTGGAAAAGCGTACTTTGAGTGCAGGCCAGATCACGGAGCATTCTACAATGTTTCAAGTGTAACAGCAATAATAACTTAA